Part of the Citrus sinensis cultivar Valencia sweet orange chromosome 2, DVS_A1.0, whole genome shotgun sequence genome, gaagaagaagaacagaAACGGTAACTAACAAATATCCGATCTGCTACAGCCAggtaaaataacaacaaagcataattaaatcaatcaatcaagcAACCCACATGTATAACTCCACAAAAATATTCAAcgacaaaaattttaaaaaaagaaaaaaaaaagaaagactgACCTGAGGAACCAGATCTAAAGAGGTTGAGGCGTTGGATCAGATCATCGCGGCTGCAAATTAATGAGAGACAATAAGATATTTAGGGTTTGCTtcgaagagagagagagagagagagagaagagaggaGAGAGGTGGTTTTGGTATCGTATTGGTTGTTTGTCCGATTGGAGATGAGGTTTGAGAAAACTTCAatgtcttttcctttttcttcccccccctctcttctctttttcttttattttttttcggGCGGCGATTTCCTCAAACGGTGCCGTTTTTATACCGCCTAGTCTTCATTTCCTTCcccttttctttcttgacaGGTATATAATAACATCTAGATCCTTCATTTTCTGCTAAATCACataaaatagaatattttgtaatgaGTATTGTAAAAGTCCATATGATGATATGAACTTCTTTGTTTTGGTGTCTTGACTGTTACGTCACTGAAATCAATTATTAGTGTATGcgtttcgttttttttttttttcctctttttctttcctatGAAGAGTACTTGCattatgcaaaataaaaatgatcaaaaaTCAAAGAACTTCAAATAAGGGAGCTAAATAAGCAATCTAAGATGctctaaatttcttttcaagaGTATTTATTCCACAATCTACTATTCAATTATATctcttaatattattgaaaatattaattcgaATTCTGTgggggtgtgtgtgtgtgtataacgtaaaatagttataaatttctcttcaatatttttagttGGAGTAGATTTCTGAacacaatattattaatttgagtaGACTTGTGAActaatctaaataaatttctagtttattattaacatacatatatagaGTCCTAATAAACcttaaactataatttttataacccttaaaagaaaaaaatagtacgtaaaagaaaatattaaccGTGTTCTTACttcatattttacaaaaaacaTAGGATCTGTATGTTATTATTCCGTTTTCAGGATTTACTATTCATATTATGTAATACAATAATAgcctctcttttttctttttttaaagttagaaaaaaaatataatttattttaggtGTACAtgtttaattagttattttatacCTTCTTGGAGAAgtctctcaaaaaaaaaaaaaaaaaaaaaaagaagaagaagagcttCTGGGAGAAGGAGGGGGGTCCACACGACGAGGATTAGAGTTCGACTCACTCTCCAATTTGCCTTAAACCTTCCTGCCGTCTATTTTCAAATCCAGaatcttctttttctaatcTACAAgatttaacataaataaaaataacgcATCAATTTgctgataaaataaaatgaatttattttcccATTTCCCCTTGTGTTGACTTTACGAGTGATTTTCGATGTGGCTCTAATCTAATAAATTCCTTATGGTCAAGGTATCTTGCTTGggtaatttactaattttgcACATAAATTAATGAGAATGCTATCATATAATTTGGGTTAACAAGAAAGCCCATCAAAACATGAACTGAATCTCTGTGATGTTCagtatcaaaatattttggttttaTCAATTGGTCGTCTTAAGATTATCTTCTATAAATAAATCGATTTTGTTCGTATATTATAGATATGTGATATGATATGGGTCTGGATGAATGAACGAAATTTCTAAGCTTAAAAGCagactaaaaaaatttaacaaataacaagCAAGATAAGATTCGACAtagcttttatattttaactagcattaataatttttcataaaaattaacataaatacAGAGAGTTGTTTAGTTCTTGACTCCTCGTCAGCCGGAGCACATACCACgtacaaaaatgaaaatcaaaagcGAAAAACTTTCAAGGGATGAGACGCGTTGAGCACGGTAATGCCCTGAGGCTGACTATTGAATCGTAAAGACTAAAGACTACGCTCAAAACGATGACTCCACtgttaacaaagaaagattAACGAGCAGTCAATCAAAGATCACGACCGTTCAAGAGctgcttttaattttcatctaCAACAACAGAATTGTCTGGTAGTCAAAGTGGAAAGTTTACCCTGAAAGAAGAAATGTTTGAGCCCCGATGCTGACTCAAATTTGCACCCTCGACAAAACTGAAAGCTCTAAGTCCATCGGACAAGGCCTTAGAGGAGACTTGAAAACCTTTATAGATGCAAAAATCAATTACCAATTGCATTGTCTTATATTGTAGTACAGCAGTTATGAATGGCGATGGGCAATGGCAGGTTCGCGCTACGGCTTGGGAGAATCCTACCCCTTAAAAAACCCCGAcgattttcaaatgaaaatgcaaACAAAGAGCACATATTTCTGATATGTTAAAATAGatagacaaaataaaaaaaaataaggattgTAATATCCTATCAAGACATATCAATTGGTTGAATGATCATATATACCAATTTGAAAGCCAATATCCAACATTCACAATACAGCAATTGGAAGGAAATAAGATGTCAAATCAGTTATTTACATCATTTGTATTTTGGAGAGGACAATGGGGGAACACAGACAGAATAGATTCACAAGTCCAGTTTCCCAATAAAAACTGCTCCAAAGCTCTagcacataaataaaataattaaaaaactcaGAACTAGTCGATTCTACCTGCTCCGAATGCATACTGGCCATTCGGTGAGGATACTGATATTGTTGCTAGCTACTTCAAGGAATTCATGATTCATGTTCATGTTTTCTGCAGATTTGTCCTCCATATCGTACTGATAAGCCATCCAAAATCAACTATAGGATTCCCGGTCTGCAGTCTCACAAGATGTTTTCTGTATGGTATTAATATATTCTTGAGACCTGCCATGCataagaattaaaacaaaaaccaaacaTTAATGCCAAGAACAGGATCTCAAACCAAGATTACAGAACAAAAGTGTCTATCATAGTAAAGATCAGTGTGTAGTAGGTAGGCATGCCTGTGATGCACATTGTCTTATAAAGATGAGCAACACGAGCATCTCCTCTTGTATCCATGTGCGGCCTCTCTAAGCACTCAACGAAAGCTAAGTCGGCTTTCAAAAGCTCAGTCTGATCATGAGTGTCGTAACCAATATCGTGGCAATAACAGCAATAATCCAACCAATCCATTGGCCTCCTGTCCCAAAGGTTAGACCCGCTGTTTTTGCCACTGGACCAGTTGGGCCCACAGTAGTGCCCGTATCGAGGAAACAGTTGAGAAAGGAATGCTCTTGGGCCTTTATGCCATGGAACCTTTGACACATATGGTCTAAATCGCACAGGGTTACCCGCTTCTCTTTTCTGTAACACACGAGGGCGCGCATACCTCTTCAACTCTTTGTTTATAGTTGTAGGTCTCTGAATCTTCTCTCCGGCGTTAATGGCCCAAGGCACGAGCGAAAGAAGGGACCACCCCCACAGCTTGATATTGAAACGAGCATTTTGATTAGATTGTTCCATGATAACAGTTGTAGATTTAACGGTCGGTCCCAAATCGTTCTCCTCTGACAGAACACTGAACCATCAAATCCtaagaaacccaaaaattcatttcaaacaaaagcaaGAGATCACCATGTGATAGAGTTTTAGCTTCCATGGAATCACTCACTTGTCTATTAAATCTGtcactgaaaataaaaatagatacaTCACAGAAAAGCAAAAAGCGCAAGCACACCCCAGAAAGCAGTTAAATAACATGGATTTTTCAAAACTTCGTCAAAAATCTAACAAATAAATTCGCCACcaactaataatttaatcaaatcaaatgaaaaaccgcgtgaataaaataacaaagcTGCAACAACATGAAAGCAACAAAGAAACAATCAAACTCGTACCTTTCGCGGGGAGTTGCTGAAACAGAAAAAAGCAATAAGGATAAAATCTCGAATTGATATAATacgttaataattttatgttaatatgtttttggtttttaatttttattttttcctcagCAACCAAACAAGGCCgaataatataatagaaattcaagtaatagaaattttaacataataaaactggcagaaatttaaaaatgaagatAGATTTTGCTTACGTGCGCTGTTTCATGGATTAGAAGTGTCCAAGTGCGATGGTGTAGATAGAGAGAAGATTGAAGAGTCTCGAGAGACCTTTTGATTTGTGGTCTGTGGATAATGGGACCAGTCATAACTCGCAAGCTTGAGAATGAAAGCTTGACTGACTTTTACGAAACTAAGCTTATTTCTcacttgtttaatttaatttaatttctctttaatttattataaaacgtTATAAACATGTGATAAAGTCATAAGACAATCCCTAGTCAATTTAAACAAccctaataaaaaaataaattagtaatgTTCGCGTATGgaattttacaaattagatattaattcatattcgatttataattttgtaaattataaatttttattctaatttagtCCGTGGATGGatgaaattcaatccaaatccaatccatataTTTAcggatcggatgcggattttACCCGATCTATTATTTTGTGGATTGATTTGTAGGataaaaatgtttaattatatCCTATTCTCGAACtaactaaatataaaaataattttaggactgattaaattcaaaattaaatacgatttaaataaattaattgtttaaataaaaataaaaaatacatttaaagttttaaaatgcaacacaaaaaaaaatttcatttgtttagatCATGAAAGTTAACTACCTAAGAagctatatttgtttatttaattattttatattttatattattattagataagatataatattatattaatgtaactatatttttttttatttatttattagttagtactaatgtcatatttaaaaatttactttttaattaaataaatacatttttttattttttacgaatttttataaatttataaaaataaatacatatccaatccaccaactaattttttattttttttaactgaattCAATCTACCAattcacaaattaaatttttacggATCGAATTTTTACGAATAAAAATTGATCAGATTGAAAACTTGTGGGCTTGTTATTGTAGCTCTTAGCTCAATGggcattaaattttatttcattgatcaatgagtttgaaaatttggtaaagtaaaagattaacaaattaatttgaatattatttatccctctatttttattgttgtcattttttactcttttaacTATTTTGAGTGGATTAAATATTCACATAATGAACTTCGACATCAAAAACGAACTGTGCAAATGACATTAAGATACACTGCAATTAATTTGTACACATCTTACACCTACATAGAACAATTGTCGAAAATAATAAGCCATTAAACCccctaaaagaaaaaaagaaaaaatgttccATAGGAGACGTCTTTCACAAACAGaacccaaaaatttaaaaataacaataaaaaagtttttgttttatataacGCGTTCACCTACTATTGACACAAACCAAAACACTTGTTTTGTTTATAACATTTAGGGCAAAAATTACAGCAAGGGGAACTCGAAAGAGGTCATTGTTAGTAATGAAACCAAATTCTATGCAAGAGAGAGaacccccccaaaaaaataaattgaaacaagaaatttaaatgaaaaaaaaggaaaactaaCTGAGCCCACAAGACTACATATACAACTATATGCAACACTGAAGGATGtacaacaagaagaagacCGACATTTTTAATCTCGACTCCTATGATAAGCACCATCTTAGGTTAGTTCCACGGTGGAGATGATGGTCTGTAGATGAAATCTTGTGACGACGTAGTGCCATAGTTTAAATCAAGGTTGTGAAGTTGTTCCATTAGCTGAGATCGTCTTTCCTTGAAAAAATCAAGACGAGTAGTTAATTCTACCAAGGCAGAAGAAGCAGTTGATGGATGCCTAGCATAATCCGTTGCCTGTAAGATtgtcaaaaacaaataatgtcggttaacaaaaatcaattaggaaaatgtatataaaGATTGTTCAGTAATTTTCCAGTCAATAATTTGAACTGTGTTGCTTCAAAATTTTGGAGTCAAGAAGTAGTATCAGGAGTTGCAAAACAGAATGTGCATTGACGCATTGATGAATATCAAGCCTACCTCTATCGGTCTTGAAGTGGAAGGGACAGATGCAGAATCGACACCACATAGCTCATCCATTGACACATTTGTGGATGCCTCGGTACTTTTCGAGTCACTCAAGCTGGTTGACTCCACAAATTGCTTCCGAGGCAGCCTGTTACTGCTGCCGGTTGCTAATCCTTGTCCTTTAATATTCCTCCAGTCTGCCCCTAACAAATTCTCCTGCAGTGCAGCAGTAGAAGATTATAATTACCATTAGATAAAGCATGCAGTATTGATAAACTCAAAAGAATAACTCATGACGGACTCAACCTCTAAAGGCAACATAGATCCTAAACAAAGGACCGTGATAATATAACATCAAACTACGAAGGCATTTGATAATCTGGAATAGTGAAGGTTCAATCAAAATGCACTAAATTTAGTGagtcaaaacaaacaaatagaataagtaaataattaataacttgAATTACCATCTTCTCGTTTGAAAGTTCTAAATACATTTCAATCGAACGAGAAAGACGGATGGTGATGGGcaaacaatttcaaatatgTACCTCAGTTCTTTGTTTCCTTTCATGATTAACAAAAGCAAGAGTAGAATCAAAGTCTTGCTGAAGAAACCTCCtgcaaatatcaaatatattttattagtaaaaggCTTTACTTGAACAGAATCTGATGTGCCACAGTTATTTCCATTTTCCTCTACTAGGAAAAATTAGCAGCCTCAACTACCCATTATCCTGTGATATTAGAACtgaaatacatatttttaactttattatataCACTTGCCGTGCTATCCAGTTCTCCCTACAGATGAATAGCATGCAGGCAAAAAGATAATCTTTGCCATATCTTTAAAAGCTCAAAGTTGCTAATATATTGGCTTCAAAGTGTTAAAATAATGGCTAAAGTAAATTAGTTACCAAGTGTaacaattttatgatttagaaaaaaaaaacaaaaagtacgCAACCATGAACATGTACCCAGACACTTGTTGGTTCTAATGGAGAGCAGAGGGCATATTGTTTTTGGCTTTATTGACATGTTCTGACTAGTGTACTAATATTACAGGATGTAAAAGGAGCTTGGAgagccaaaatttgaaaaaatagcaaaaagggaaaagaggaaaagaaaatgagaaagaaagagaaaagaagaatatCCCTCTTGTAGGCTTGTAGCCTTCAACTTTTCACAGCTCACTACACCTCTTACCAGGTAGCTGCCTGTCCCCAACCTGTTTCCCTTGCTTCCCTTCCCCCATcaaaaaagggagaaaaaaatagaatataacACTGACATATCGTGTAGAAACCCAGCTTAATAAAGAAGTTCATTTACACACCAAAGTAACTTCCCCAAGCCAACCACATGTAGAAACTGATGCATATGTTactatcattttcaaaacacaaaataaacaaataacagTCACCAAAAATATGCACATTATATCtagacaaaatttaaaatagtcAAAATTCAGAATCCAGACGGGCATGTATTCTGACGGGAATGGATTAATTGCTAAGATTGAAAATTAACCATCATGCCGCAGACAATTGTTAGCTTGAGTACCAGGTACTGAAAAGCAAGAAAAGGTAATCGAATGGGTAGGTTAAATATGTTGGAAGAGAATGATCTGCAGAGAACCCTTTCATGATGTCAATATAAATATTGCTTATGACTACTGACAATTTTTCACACCACAagccaaaaatattttagtaattgcATAATTTGGCATACTCACTGTTGAGAATTATGGTTTTGGACATTTTGATAACGGTCACATGCATCTGAGAGAGAACCATAATGATGCTGTCGCTGCTGATTAAGTTGATGGTGGAGTTCTGCAACTTTTTGCTTCAACCTGGCCACGTCTGCTTCAGCAAGAGCAATCTCCTCCAGCTCAGCCCTTGTCTTCACATCAGTTTTAAGTCATAAGTATTTGTGCAACTGAAGatctagaaataaaaaagaaacaaatcttttataatctGTACAAACTTTAGAGTCCATGCCACGTGAACTGGAAAATTGTCCAGAAGACATGCTCAAACCAACTTCTAATGCAGCTCTAAGATCCCTCTCAGCTTGAAGCTGCTCCTGCAACCTTGAGACCTGTTTAATCATTTGCTAGTCAGTAGACACAAACAAAGAGTGAACAGTGAAAACATTTTAAACATggaaataaaagcaaaaagaagaagcatcgAAAAATCTAATGCAATATCCAGCAAACAAATGAAAGCAAATAAAcattaagggaaaaaaaaggcagtatttaatggataaaaaagaaatacatcTTGCTCAAGGGCCAAACGACGCTCATGCAAAGCTTGCTTCCTTCTTTCCAAGCTAGCTTGTAAAATGGCATTTCCTCTAGCCTGTCACAGATGATGACCAATCCTGTTAGTAATAACACTGATATTCCATGACTAGTTTATGCAAGACTAGTACCTCCTTTGCAATCCTATGTCGCAAGTCATTCTTTGTAATCTCAAGTCTCTGAATAGCAAGCCTACAAACAAGTCAACAGATTTACGTTGTaagaatatattaaatataaaatggagGAAATTTTGACACAAGAAAGAGTTGATGAGAAAAGCCATTTCAATCTGCAAAACAACTTATTGAAAGGACATgtaaaaattgttttgaaaaaatcCATCATCTAATCAACCATATGAATCAAGGATTTGACAATGGCAAGTGGGAGGGACATCAGGACTGAACCCCTTTTAGTTTCCAAACCTTAAAACATTCCTTTGAAAATGGCAATCTAACCTGATTTCCTTCACttataaatattcaaatataGGATAAAATGTAGAAAAAAAGCTTTCAGAGAATACTTTCTGGGAAGACTAGTTTTCATAGGAAGTTGTGTCATTAGATTTTGAATGCAACCAATCTGTTTATTTCAGTGCTTTCTAAGTTAGTGGTATGGCTGTTTCCTCTGATATCTCAACTTGTCTTTTGCAATTCCAGATATAAAACAACATCATCAAGTTACTTCAACTATATTCATAGGGGAAAAAAGGtggaaaaacaacaaaaaataaccgCACATCAATAAATTGAAACCTAATAAACTCGTCTTACCCTatttaaccccaaaaaaaaattgttaaaaaagaaaaaaaattcccttGTGTTTACCATTAATTATCCACGAAGCCATGCATACAGCAGTAAAACTGATCACCATTTTAGGGAAATTGTAAAACTGATCACCATTTTAGGGAAATTGTCTCAAATAAACCTCAAGTGCGAACTACTTTATACAAGTCTGGTACAATGTTATCGATTAAACATCAAAAGAGAACTTACTTGTACGCCAACTAATCTTAACGTACATAACAGTAAAATTTTAGAAGCATCTAGGACTAACATAGGTTTCTAAGATTTTCTATGCAAGGGTATTAAAGTTAAAAGGTTTAGAAGAATTAGGATTCTTGCACACTGCCTTAGAAAAATATGGTGATATTAGCTACAATTATACATTTAAACACATCTAAGGATGTTTAAATCTAGCTATAAACAAGAGACTAATAACCTTAACAAAGGAATGCTCCACAGCCTTTGCTTTTGGTAGAGGAATAAAAGCTAAAACTCTTTGGAAATGTGCTGCGGCAGCTCTGTTTTGTGTAATCTgggaagaaagaaatgttcgtattttttagggaaaaaattatagataatTCTGAAGAACTGTGGGATAGAGTTCGTCTTTTTACTTCACTTTGGGCTtcagtttcaaaaaattttaaagatttatCCTTTTCCTTCATACATTTAAACTGGGATGGGGTTTTGAGATAGGGAGTTATAACTGACTCTAGCCTTGCATAGGGATGATTGGGTATACTTTTGTATAGCACAAGTACTActaatttttgtcttcttaGTGGAGAGCGGGTCCAATATCTGTTTTAAATCTTCgtcattaatatatttttaagtttgttacatttttttttaaaaagaaaacactcAACAGATAACATCCTCAAAAATAGGaatagatatttaaaatataaacagTAAAGATAACAAGCTTTAAGTTTGACTCCTTAAACAAAAGCATCAAAGATGATGAAGACAGTAAAGGAAAGAGGTATAAAGAATATAATGAGCATCTTACTCTTCTTCCCCAGATGAATCAATGGATTCCACTGAAGATGTCTTTCTCGCCTGTGTGCAAAGTCAATAAAGATCATCAATTGCCTGACATTTGCATTCAAGAATCCAAACAGCAGAGACAGGACTACAGTATTCAATGTTGTTTACCCATAATTATAGATGGATAACCACCCACACAATAATTCATGACTTTTAAGTTGCATGGCTGCAcagccaaaaaaattgttatttacaACCGATACCTTGCACTCTGCAAATTTCTTATCAACCATAGTCACGGGTCAGGTGGATCATGGTAAATGTAGATAAAGAACAGAAACCATCTAGAACAGCCCTCAAGTTGAGTACATATACCATAATTCAGAGAACAGTgaatattctcaatttctcaGTAACACCTATAGCTGAAATATTTCATGCATGCAAAGAAACAAGCAGTCTGCTCTAAGGAAGGGATGAATAATATCAGTACAAGCATgagtggaccaaaaatatacaaagaaGAATATGCATAGACCTAAATATGACCTCAAAACAAGAATTAAGACTAAtgttaataaaacaaatgaaaatgaccACAGCTACAGAAACGTCCAAATACAGCAAATAAAAGGGGAAACAACAAACACAAGCTCGAATgaagaattaagaaaaaatttgcAGTGGGAAGCATGGTAGGAACAATTGTTTGatctataaattatattttttagaatggaaaaaaaaaggatgagAACATACATCTATCAAACTGAAGTAAACTACCATCtgcttaataaaatattaaggcTCCTAAGAGTAAATCTTAAGAGAGACAATGAATGTCAAACTCACATTGCTTCTTCCCCAGAAGGCAGATCGCTTTGCGCTGAAATTGGAGCTTGTACCTTTACCCACTGGCTTCTCAGCAGAAGACTCAAGTCCAGATACAGATAGAGGATGCCCAGGATCCACAGAGGAAAGAATCTCCCCCATTGAATGGTAAGATTCACCAGCAGGTAAAACACTAGAAACCTCCATCTCAgtaattgaattttcatttcctttcTTCTGTTTACCTTGTTGCTCGATCACCTGATCACCAGGATCCCCAATTTGTATAGGGTCAATGGGCAGCTTTGAGCTCTCGGCCGAAGCATTATTATTTCTGGGGGATCCAACATCCGAATCATCACCTCCAAGAGCCTGTATATGTGCCAGATAATGTAGATTTCAATTTAAACAATAGTTacctctttttaattttctaaatgaaccccaataatgcaaacacttctaaaataaatcatcataAAATCAAGTGCATCTCTTTCACTCTAACCtcatttctaaaattaccATAAGATATAAGCTGAGCTATGCACACTTGACTATAAAAGCAACttgtagaaataaaatttgtccaATCTCAACATTCCAGTGCTTTCTTTAGAAGAAGCATTATGTTGCACACAATGGGACAAACCTCAGGTTTCTACTTGGACAAGACCATGAAATTCAACATGTCAATGAAATCTAGTCATAATCTTTCAATATTTCAAACAATGCTCAgctttattatataaatgtgCAAGTAAAAGGCTGATTGTTTTGTTCAATTAACGGAAACGATCATCATAATCTACTTAAAGATTGTGACTGTTAAAAGATATggtttttttaacaatatcaTTGAGAAACCAACCTAAATGCTAAAAGATATTAAGAGGAAGAGCACAAGTTATGAAGCCACACCAAGTTCAGACTTCGTTGATGTGGGATTTCTAACACCCTCTCACTCATCAAGGCCCAACACAATAAcgagcatgatctgtgaattaTAAGAATACCCAGTAGGGATTCAGGGAACAGACATAATACACTTCAACCCAAAGACTTGAACTATCAGTTGGACTAGCCAAACAGATGTTTGAATCCAAATCCATAGAGGCAAAAAAGAGAATGAGAATACTTAAAAGTGGCACATGCAACAAATAACTCAATTTGTAACCTGTTGGGAAGACATTGTACATGTTCAAGGCCATGAAAAACCTAAGATTTTGTCGATGAATGAGTTCTTCACACAATCTATAACATTAAGATGAGAAGCAAATAATATTACTGCAGTCGCAAGGCAATAgatgacaaaagaaaagaactcGAAGCAATATGTACTTCAATCCCCTAATAAATTTCACCATGCTGGAAAAACAAATGTGATACAATTTTTGTGacaggaaaataaagaacCTTGTAGTCATAAAGATCACTGCCAGCATAACCACTGCTTTCACTTAATTTCCCACTGTGTGCACGCTCGGGATCATCGTCACTTTCTGGATCAACTTCATTTTGTGCATCATGATAgccattatttttcatatccaGATTTTCTTCATCAGATGAATCCTCACTACCACTGTTGTCAACATGAGAATCAGCTGAAATAGAGCATCTATGGAGACTTTCATCCTGAAACACCAAGCAGAATATACACA contains:
- the LOC102630920 gene encoding uncharacterized protein LOC102630920, translated to MEQSNQNARFNIKLWGWSLLSLVPWAINAGEKIQRPTTINKELKRYARPRVLQKREAGNPVRFRPYVSKVPWHKGPRAFLSQLFPRYGHYCGPNWSSGKNSGSNLWDRRPMDWLDYCCYCHDIGYDTHDQTELLKADLAFVECLERPHMDTRGDARVAHLYKTMCITGLKNILIPYRKHLVRLQTGNPIVDFGWLISTIWRTNLQKT
- the LOC102630207 gene encoding rho GTPase-activating protein 7 isoform X1; translation: MSASLAPFERPRPGASNTVFKSGPLFISSKGIGWKSWKKRWFILTRTSLVFFKNDPSALPQRGGEVNLTLGGIDLNNSGSVVVREDKKLLTVLFPDGRDGRAFTLKAETSEDLYEWKTALELALAQAPSAALVMGHNGIFRNDTNDTIEGSFHQWRDKRPVKSLVVGRPILLALEDIDGGPSFLEKALRFLEKFGTKVEGILRQAADVEEVDRRVQEYEQGKTEFSADEDAHVIGDCVKHVLRELPSSPVPASCCTALLEAYKIDRKEARISAMRSAILETFPEPNRRLLQRILRMMHTISSHAHENRMTPSAVAACMAPLLLRPLLAGECELEDDFDMNGDNSAQLLAAANAANNAQAIIATLLEEYENIFDDESLHRCSISADSHVDNSGSEDSSDEENLDMKNNGYHDAQNEVDPESDDDPERAHSGKLSESSGYAGSDLYDYKALGGDDSDVGSPRNNNASAESSKLPIDPIQIGDPGDQVIEQQGKQKKGNENSITEMEVSSVLPAGESYHSMGEILSSVDPGHPLSVSGLESSAEKPVGKGTSSNFSAKRSAFWGRSNARKTSSVESIDSSGEEELAIQRLEITKNDLRHRIAKEARGNAILQASLERRKQALHERRLALEQDVSRLQEQLQAERDLRAALEVGLSMSSGQFSSSRGMDSKTRAELEEIALAEADVARLKQKVAELHHQLNQQRQHHYGSLSDACDRYQNVQNHNSQQRFLQQDFDSTLAFVNHERKQRTEENLLGADWRNIKGQGLATGSSNRLPRKQFVESTSLSDSKSTEASTNVSMDELCGVDSASVPSTSRPIEATDYARHPSTASSALVELTTRLDFFKERRSQLMEQLHNLDLNYGTTSSQDFIYRPSSPPWN